A stretch of Corallococcus macrosporus DNA encodes these proteins:
- a CDS encoding TetR/AcrR family transcriptional regulator C-terminal domain-containing protein produces the protein MASHRSSMGDPTRTLELLWRESLPAKGQRGPKQTLTVTAVVEAAVALADAEGLDAVTMRALAGKLGIAPMALYTYVPGRAELIDVMLDTLYAGMARRKPKARDWRSRLEAVAHDNRALFTKHPWLADVSTTRPPLGPGQLAKYEYELQALEGVGLDDVAQDAALTFVLGFVESCARAASDQRATRLESQMSDGAWWEANAPLLSRMFDAERYPTASRVGSAAGSAHGAAYDPDHAYAFGLERILDGLAVLIERPRAPRAPVRKTPRKRGG, from the coding sequence ATGGCATCGCACCGCAGCAGCATGGGAGACCCCACCCGGACGCTGGAGTTGTTGTGGCGGGAGTCCCTGCCCGCGAAGGGCCAGCGCGGTCCGAAGCAGACGCTCACCGTCACCGCCGTCGTCGAGGCGGCGGTGGCGCTGGCGGACGCGGAGGGGCTGGACGCGGTGACGATGCGGGCGCTGGCGGGGAAGCTGGGCATCGCGCCCATGGCCCTCTACACCTACGTGCCCGGGCGGGCGGAGCTCATCGACGTGATGCTCGACACGCTCTACGCGGGCATGGCCCGGCGCAAGCCGAAGGCCCGGGACTGGCGCTCCCGCCTGGAGGCCGTGGCGCACGACAACCGCGCCCTGTTCACCAAGCACCCGTGGCTCGCAGACGTGTCCACCACGCGCCCACCCCTGGGCCCGGGCCAGTTGGCCAAGTACGAATACGAGTTGCAGGCCCTGGAGGGCGTGGGCCTGGACGACGTGGCCCAGGACGCCGCGTTGACGTTCGTGCTGGGCTTCGTGGAGTCCTGCGCCCGCGCGGCGTCGGACCAGCGCGCCACGCGGCTGGAGTCACAAATGAGTGACGGGGCCTGGTGGGAGGCGAACGCGCCCCTGCTCTCGCGCATGTTCGATGCGGAGCGCTACCCCACCGCGTCCCGGGTGGGCTCCGCGGCGGGCTCGGCGCATGGTGCGGCGTACGACCCGGACCACGCCTATGCCTTCGGCCTGGAGCGCATCCTGGACGGGCTGGCCGTGCTCATCGAACGGCCGCGCGCGCCCCGGGCCCCGGTCCGGAAGACGCCCCGGAAGCGCGGCGGCTAG
- a CDS encoding HEAT repeat domain-containing protein yields the protein MAEVRPVIGMGGMTEIISDKAELAKGAELFDGKQLSNLSRYENRLFADASGSGATPYKVSLVFGEARSDVKGRCSCMAARSRPFCKHAAALLVAWARAPQAFVTAESAPVAPAGSGGARKSVKKGKAETGDLMKAGVAQVSTLVRELGLSGVASLGAERPEQVRALGEALRANGLRRLAARAVELAGLLDAAAARTGTFEAPVYADLVADMLLTARKVEKHLGGEALEPRHVEELIGKTWTKKDRAPVEGLRLVEYAFSSRVTPDRFMVRESRFVDLGSGGHYSEKQILPASLKTVAPKNSHAGAVLQGAHGGQYPGFAPHRLDLESWKDAPSVDRAALERLVEVALPDVSAVMTAFQEHRKDVFAPDLLPVSVRVETLLASGARSQFVDGTGRGLFLPADPSLEEPLASALEDAKLLAVLGDVGLEAALPTLFPSAVVVRTPEGLDLRPLARASDAPVAPRRRNRVRAPATPSALPRSGWADAARAAGASRAAIALAEVRDELADAFASGLAALGPRTVEPLVSRLKELGLEKPGALLEALAQRADAAERLDDFIKVYQVLGIALVRLAGAVQVDMAGLESVPTHPSIHVHRPEAVLSPGEAMVRRARGELTRYEAAAHAARYYAGLGPDALMRELYPAWSDGSASAFVARAVAARGEEALGVVRGALNERHSRMVRRTAIRVLGAMGGVQARRELDALTRAGHDMGLRLFARETLEDVQARETGEKAVAELARRRKDKAVPLMQAALSETTKDARGAAVAMLADLGTVAMPVLRQVLHSDPAREVRREAAEALARMGDADVLDRFVDMVQGRGHDDTEAKHAVYALGMLGDVRGAEALLLAFADGWKPGVVAEAMRTLGLALLRPALNLAETRPEVLERQALRGLFEAFDPPILAKELLERVLRSSGHVDLRTRAEAYLKVAAVHPAVGKVVAARLLELPTVADDRALAKAAKKLL from the coding sequence ATGGCTGAGGTGCGGCCCGTCATCGGGATGGGCGGAATGACGGAGATCATCAGCGACAAGGCGGAGCTGGCGAAGGGCGCGGAGCTGTTCGACGGCAAGCAGCTCAGCAATCTGTCGCGCTACGAGAACCGGCTCTTCGCGGACGCGTCGGGCTCCGGGGCGACGCCGTACAAGGTCTCGCTGGTGTTCGGCGAGGCGCGCTCGGACGTGAAGGGGCGGTGCTCGTGCATGGCGGCGCGCTCGCGCCCCTTCTGCAAGCACGCGGCGGCGCTGCTGGTGGCGTGGGCCCGGGCGCCGCAGGCCTTCGTGACGGCGGAGTCGGCCCCGGTGGCTCCGGCCGGCTCGGGCGGCGCCAGGAAGAGCGTGAAGAAGGGCAAGGCGGAGACCGGCGACCTGATGAAGGCCGGCGTGGCGCAGGTGTCCACGCTGGTGCGCGAGCTGGGCCTGTCCGGCGTGGCGTCGCTGGGCGCCGAGCGGCCGGAGCAGGTGCGCGCGCTGGGCGAGGCGCTCCGGGCCAACGGCCTGCGGCGGCTGGCCGCACGGGCGGTGGAGCTGGCGGGCCTGCTGGACGCGGCGGCGGCCCGCACGGGCACCTTCGAGGCGCCGGTGTACGCGGACCTGGTGGCGGACATGCTGCTCACCGCGCGCAAGGTGGAGAAGCACCTGGGCGGTGAGGCGCTGGAGCCCCGCCACGTCGAGGAGCTCATCGGCAAGACGTGGACGAAGAAGGACCGCGCGCCCGTGGAGGGGCTCCGGCTGGTGGAGTACGCGTTCTCCTCCAGGGTGACGCCGGACCGGTTCATGGTCCGCGAGAGCCGCTTCGTGGACCTGGGGTCGGGCGGGCACTACAGCGAGAAGCAGATCCTCCCCGCCAGCCTCAAGACGGTGGCGCCGAAGAACAGCCACGCGGGCGCCGTGCTCCAGGGTGCGCACGGCGGGCAGTACCCGGGCTTCGCCCCGCACCGGCTGGACCTGGAGTCGTGGAAGGACGCGCCGTCGGTGGACCGGGCGGCGCTGGAGCGGCTGGTGGAGGTGGCGCTGCCGGACGTGAGCGCGGTGATGACGGCCTTCCAGGAGCACCGCAAGGACGTGTTCGCGCCGGACCTGCTGCCGGTGTCCGTGCGGGTGGAGACGCTGCTCGCCAGCGGGGCCCGCTCGCAATTCGTGGACGGCACGGGGCGCGGCCTCTTCCTGCCCGCGGACCCGTCGCTGGAGGAGCCGCTGGCCAGCGCGCTGGAGGACGCGAAGCTCCTGGCGGTGCTGGGGGACGTGGGCCTGGAGGCGGCGCTGCCGACGTTGTTCCCCTCCGCAGTCGTGGTGCGGACGCCGGAAGGGCTGGACCTGCGTCCGCTGGCGCGCGCCTCGGACGCGCCCGTGGCGCCCCGGCGGCGCAACCGTGTCCGGGCCCCCGCGACGCCGAGCGCGCTGCCCCGCAGCGGGTGGGCGGACGCGGCGCGGGCGGCGGGTGCGTCGCGGGCGGCCATCGCGCTCGCGGAGGTGCGCGACGAATTGGCGGATGCCTTCGCCAGCGGCCTGGCGGCGCTGGGGCCGCGGACGGTGGAGCCGCTGGTGTCCCGGCTGAAGGAGCTGGGGCTGGAGAAGCCGGGCGCGCTGCTGGAGGCGCTGGCGCAGCGGGCGGACGCCGCCGAGCGGCTGGATGACTTCATCAAGGTCTACCAGGTGCTGGGCATCGCGCTGGTGCGGCTTGCAGGCGCGGTGCAGGTGGACATGGCCGGACTGGAGTCCGTGCCCACGCACCCGAGCATCCACGTGCACCGCCCGGAAGCGGTGCTGAGCCCGGGCGAGGCGATGGTGCGCCGGGCGCGCGGGGAGCTGACGCGCTACGAGGCGGCGGCGCACGCGGCGCGCTACTACGCGGGCCTGGGGCCGGACGCGCTGATGCGGGAGCTCTACCCGGCGTGGAGCGACGGCTCGGCGAGCGCCTTCGTGGCTCGCGCGGTGGCGGCGCGCGGTGAGGAGGCGCTGGGGGTCGTGCGGGGCGCGCTGAACGAGCGCCACAGCCGCATGGTGCGCCGCACCGCCATCCGCGTGCTGGGCGCGATGGGCGGCGTGCAGGCCCGGCGCGAGCTGGACGCGCTGACGCGCGCGGGGCACGACATGGGCCTGCGCCTGTTCGCCCGGGAGACGCTGGAGGACGTGCAGGCCCGGGAGACAGGGGAGAAGGCCGTGGCGGAGCTGGCGCGGCGCCGCAAGGACAAGGCGGTGCCGCTGATGCAGGCCGCGCTGTCGGAGACGACGAAGGACGCGCGCGGGGCGGCGGTGGCCATGCTGGCGGACCTGGGCACCGTGGCGATGCCCGTGCTGCGCCAGGTGCTGCACTCGGACCCGGCGCGCGAGGTGCGGCGCGAGGCGGCCGAGGCGCTGGCCCGGATGGGGGACGCGGACGTGCTCGACCGGTTCGTGGACATGGTGCAGGGCCGCGGCCACGACGACACGGAGGCGAAGCACGCCGTGTACGCGCTGGGCATGCTGGGCGACGTGCGCGGCGCGGAGGCCCTGCTGCTGGCGTTCGCGGACGGGTGGAAGCCCGGCGTCGTGGCGGAGGCCATGCGCACGCTGGGGCTGGCCCTGCTGCGGCCCGCGCTGAACCTGGCGGAGACGCGTCCGGAGGTGCTGGAGCGGCAGGCGCTGCGCGGCCTCTTCGAGGCCTTCGACCCGCCCATCCTGGCGAAGGAGCTGCTCGAGCGCGTGCTCAGGTCCAGTGGACACGTGGACCTGCGCACGCGCGCGGAGGCGTACCTCAAGGTCGCGGCCGTGCACCCCGCGGTGGGCAAGGTCGTGGCCGCGCGCCTGCTGGAGCTCCCCACCGTGGCCGACGACAGGGCCCTGGCCAAGGCGGCGAAGAAGCTCCTGTGA
- a CDS encoding VWA domain-containing protein: MSVDPKDLDPKDRDALLRWRLALGPEAEKTGSCPSLSALGASADTVDLKGDDLEGLDDALSFVYGGGSAGRGGSKPYLPKWLGALRDFFQDDVIALVQKDAIEKKGLTQLLFEPETLPFLDKNLELVTTLVSARGLIPEQAKDTARAIIREVVEDLRKKLESPLRTAVLGALRRDRTSPIPIARNIDWRRTIRSNLKGWDSERKRLIPERFYFWPNQRRHHEWDVTLVVDQSGSMAESVVYSSVMAAIFASLDVLKTSLVLFDTEIVDMTPVLADPVEVLFSAQLGGGTDINRAVAYAQEHYVRRPEKTLFILITDLYEGGNAEELVARLRQLVDSRSKVLCLLALSDSGRPSYDHAMAEQLTALGIPCFGCTPRRLVDVVERVMRNQDLAPLLASNDKKGERHG; encoded by the coding sequence ATGAGCGTGGACCCCAAGGACCTGGACCCGAAGGACCGCGACGCGCTGCTGCGCTGGCGGCTGGCGCTGGGCCCGGAGGCGGAGAAGACGGGCTCGTGTCCCTCCCTGAGCGCGCTGGGCGCCAGCGCGGACACGGTGGACCTGAAGGGCGACGACCTGGAGGGGCTGGATGACGCGCTCTCCTTCGTCTACGGCGGGGGCTCCGCGGGGCGCGGCGGCTCCAAGCCCTACCTGCCCAAGTGGCTGGGCGCGCTGCGCGACTTCTTCCAGGACGACGTCATCGCGCTGGTGCAGAAGGACGCCATCGAGAAGAAGGGGCTCACCCAGCTGCTCTTCGAGCCGGAGACGCTGCCCTTCCTGGACAAGAACCTGGAGCTGGTGACGACGCTGGTGAGCGCCCGGGGGCTCATCCCGGAGCAGGCCAAGGACACCGCGCGCGCCATCATCCGCGAAGTGGTGGAGGACCTGCGCAAGAAGCTGGAGTCCCCGCTGCGCACGGCGGTGCTGGGCGCGCTCCGGCGCGACCGGACGAGCCCCATCCCCATCGCGCGCAACATCGACTGGCGCCGCACCATCCGCTCCAACCTGAAGGGCTGGGACTCGGAGCGGAAGCGCCTCATCCCGGAGCGCTTCTACTTCTGGCCCAACCAGCGCCGTCACCACGAGTGGGACGTGACGCTGGTGGTGGACCAGTCCGGCTCCATGGCGGAGAGCGTGGTGTACAGCTCCGTGATGGCGGCCATCTTCGCGTCGCTGGACGTGCTGAAGACCAGCCTGGTGCTGTTCGACACGGAGATCGTCGACATGACGCCCGTGCTGGCGGATCCGGTGGAGGTGCTCTTCTCCGCGCAACTGGGCGGCGGCACGGACATCAACCGGGCGGTGGCCTACGCGCAGGAGCACTACGTGCGCCGGCCGGAGAAGACGCTCTTCATCCTCATCACCGACCTGTACGAGGGCGGCAACGCGGAGGAGCTGGTGGCCCGGCTGCGGCAACTGGTGGACTCGCGCTCGAAGGTGCTGTGCCTGCTGGCGCTGTCGGACAGCGGCCGGCCGTCATACGACCACGCGATGGCGGAGCAGCTCACCGCGCTGGGGATTCCGTGCTTCGGGTGCACGCCCCGCAGGCTGGTGGACGTGGTGGAGCGCGTGATGCGCAACCAGGACCTGGCGCCGCTGCTCGCGTCCAACGACAAGAAGGGGGAGCGTCATGGCTGA
- a CDS encoding VOC family protein, which produces MRVTASAVSLNVADVEASAAFLKRHFGFTEAMAADGFVSLSRPDVGFNVIYLRTGLKTLKPESLKTRRADGLIVAFVVEDIDAEYARIQAEGVDILTPIETEAWGERYFQVADANGVIVQLVQWMHAPGTTA; this is translated from the coding sequence ATGCGAGTCACCGCTTCCGCCGTGTCCCTGAACGTCGCTGACGTGGAGGCCTCCGCGGCCTTCCTGAAGCGCCACTTCGGCTTCACGGAGGCCATGGCCGCGGACGGCTTCGTGTCGCTGAGCCGGCCCGACGTGGGCTTCAACGTCATCTACCTGCGCACGGGCCTGAAGACGCTCAAGCCGGAGTCGCTCAAGACGCGCCGGGCGGACGGGCTCATCGTCGCGTTCGTCGTGGAGGACATCGATGCGGAATACGCGCGCATCCAGGCGGAGGGCGTGGACATCCTGACGCCCATCGAGACGGAGGCGTGGGGCGAGCGCTACTTCCAGGTCGCGGACGCGAACGGCGTCATCGTCCAGCTCGTCCAATGGATGCACGCGCCGGGCACCACGGCCTGA
- a CDS encoding ATP-binding protein, whose product MPDIRLPAEAKYKNELDALAAHDDKPRPPGWALSPRAVETYILGSPKPVGGVAITPKYVGDKGLIQVCIATLASDRALMLVGEPGTAKSWLSEHLSAAISGTSALVVQGTAGTSEDHIKYSWNYALLLAQGPTPEALVPSPILRAMRTGKFARFEEVTRTSPEIQDSLISILSEKQVSVPELGEITSAQRGFNLIATANTRDRGVNEMSAALKRRFNFVTVPVVEDLEQEIQIVTKREAELRTDYQVGVPPPEELSRVLLTLFHELRKGVTKDGKTKVRTPGAVLSTAEAISVLFNSSILAQQFGSGTVTSHELAASLVGAVVKEQEDDVKALREYMETVAKGRTGPWKELYTASKKLLRG is encoded by the coding sequence ATGCCGGACATCCGACTGCCTGCCGAAGCGAAGTACAAGAACGAGCTGGACGCCCTCGCCGCGCATGACGACAAGCCCCGCCCACCAGGTTGGGCGCTGTCGCCGCGCGCGGTGGAGACGTACATCCTGGGCAGCCCCAAACCCGTGGGCGGCGTGGCCATCACGCCCAAGTACGTGGGCGACAAGGGGCTCATCCAGGTGTGCATCGCGACGCTCGCGTCGGACCGCGCGCTGATGCTCGTGGGCGAGCCGGGCACCGCGAAGAGCTGGCTGTCGGAGCACCTGTCCGCGGCCATCAGCGGCACGTCCGCGCTCGTCGTGCAGGGCACGGCGGGGACCAGCGAGGACCACATCAAGTACTCGTGGAACTACGCGCTGCTGCTCGCGCAGGGGCCCACGCCGGAAGCGCTGGTGCCGTCGCCCATCCTGCGCGCCATGCGCACGGGCAAGTTCGCCCGCTTCGAAGAGGTGACGCGCACGTCGCCGGAGATTCAGGACTCGCTCATCTCCATCCTGTCGGAGAAGCAGGTGTCGGTGCCGGAGCTGGGGGAGATCACGAGCGCGCAGCGCGGCTTCAACCTCATCGCCACCGCGAACACGCGCGACCGCGGCGTCAACGAGATGAGCGCCGCGCTCAAGCGCCGCTTCAACTTCGTCACCGTGCCGGTGGTGGAGGACCTGGAGCAGGAGATTCAAATCGTCACCAAGCGCGAGGCGGAGCTGCGCACGGACTACCAGGTGGGCGTGCCGCCGCCGGAGGAGCTGTCGCGCGTGCTGCTGACGCTCTTCCATGAGCTGCGCAAGGGCGTGACGAAGGACGGCAAGACGAAGGTGCGCACGCCGGGAGCGGTGCTGTCCACGGCGGAGGCCATCAGCGTGCTGTTCAACAGCTCCATCCTCGCGCAGCAGTTCGGCTCCGGGACGGTGACGTCGCACGAGCTGGCGGCGTCGCTGGTGGGCGCGGTGGTGAAGGAGCAGGAGGACGACGTGAAGGCCCTGCGCGAGTACATGGAGACGGTGGCCAAGGGCCGCACGGGCCCGTGGAAGGAGCTGTACACCGCCAGCAAGAAGCTCTTGAGGGGCTGA
- a CDS encoding DUF5682 family protein encodes MDLELLRRVQHFPVRHHSPRTTAVLQKWLERVKPTVVLVEGPCDATGLVDVLCDAQTRPPVAILGYRTDGTPSSSLWPFAAYSPEYQALKWARANGARAEFIDIPVGVSLAVDRAPPALGVESESESMEGSTPVPDEAVPLTEAFARSQGHRSFEEFWEAAFEAPDWSPEQFRPVLIAWADVVNAGPRSPYHRQRDAFMARKVLEVVAGGVAPEKVAVVAGAAHTAAFLAGDVDPQEEAKLPAPGPCAVTVIPYSFPRLAEQLGYGAGNRAPHFYQKAHEANCDFRRATLEVLLDFAAHLRMRGFSASLSDVLEAYRLAVTLSDLREKSAPGLDELREATVATLCRGDATHVDGFLWKSVVGHEVGQVASRIGQNSLQAEFWREVGERRLPRTDSPETFTLRLNNPVEVGSSVFLHRLRVAGIPYATLSGTGSSRKQGGEAEAGGYAALTRVREAWQAQWTPSTDVALVEKIVLGDSLEAVTTRVLQERLTQARTTAEAADVLLESVITGCSQTVAQALKVCDAHAATDADLPSLASAARALSGLMAYGTSRAHSDVGDEAVASLGEKTFNRALLRVRDASACAPEAVPAVLEALRTLHEVALSQPRADKAGWFVEARGVMESHAVHPATSGLATGLLYLARELAEADVALEVGRRLSQAVEPADAAAYLEGFLQVNALVLVKSRDVVKALDDFLVSVEPERFRQTLPVLRRALGALGATERRYLMENVMGVRQLKDKGRAVKAVLEEKDKATLKDLSADLGKALDDLDDLL; translated from the coding sequence ATGGACCTGGAACTGCTCCGCCGGGTGCAGCACTTCCCGGTCCGTCATCACTCGCCGCGCACCACCGCGGTGCTCCAGAAGTGGCTGGAGCGGGTGAAGCCCACCGTCGTCCTGGTGGAGGGACCCTGTGACGCCACCGGGCTGGTGGACGTGCTGTGCGACGCGCAGACCCGGCCGCCCGTGGCCATCCTGGGCTACCGCACGGATGGCACCCCGTCCTCGTCGCTGTGGCCCTTCGCGGCCTACTCGCCGGAGTACCAGGCGCTGAAGTGGGCCCGGGCCAACGGCGCGCGGGCGGAGTTCATCGACATCCCGGTGGGCGTCAGCCTCGCGGTGGACCGCGCGCCGCCCGCGCTGGGGGTGGAGTCGGAGTCCGAGTCCATGGAGGGGAGCACGCCCGTCCCCGACGAGGCCGTGCCGCTCACGGAGGCGTTCGCGCGCTCGCAGGGACACCGCTCCTTCGAGGAGTTCTGGGAGGCGGCCTTCGAGGCGCCGGACTGGAGCCCGGAGCAGTTCCGTCCGGTGCTCATCGCCTGGGCGGACGTGGTCAACGCGGGGCCCCGGTCGCCCTACCACCGCCAGCGCGACGCCTTCATGGCGCGCAAGGTGCTGGAGGTGGTGGCGGGCGGCGTGGCGCCGGAGAAGGTGGCCGTCGTCGCGGGCGCGGCGCACACCGCGGCGTTCCTGGCGGGCGACGTGGACCCCCAGGAGGAGGCGAAGCTGCCCGCGCCCGGGCCGTGCGCGGTGACGGTGATTCCGTACAGCTTCCCGCGGCTGGCGGAGCAACTGGGATACGGCGCGGGCAACCGGGCGCCGCACTTCTACCAGAAGGCCCACGAGGCGAACTGCGACTTCCGGCGGGCCACGCTGGAGGTGCTGCTGGACTTCGCGGCGCACCTGCGGATGCGCGGCTTCTCCGCGTCGCTGTCGGACGTGCTGGAGGCGTACCGGCTGGCGGTGACGCTGTCGGACCTGCGCGAGAAGAGCGCCCCGGGCCTGGACGAGCTGCGGGAGGCGACGGTGGCCACGCTGTGCCGCGGGGACGCGACGCACGTGGACGGCTTCCTGTGGAAGAGCGTCGTCGGCCATGAAGTGGGGCAGGTGGCGAGCCGCATCGGGCAGAACTCGCTCCAGGCGGAGTTCTGGCGTGAGGTGGGCGAGCGGCGGCTGCCGCGCACGGACAGCCCGGAGACGTTCACGCTGCGGCTCAACAACCCGGTGGAGGTGGGCTCCTCCGTGTTCCTCCACCGGCTGCGCGTGGCGGGCATCCCGTACGCCACGCTGTCCGGCACGGGCTCGTCGCGCAAGCAGGGCGGGGAGGCGGAGGCCGGCGGCTACGCGGCGCTCACCCGCGTACGCGAGGCGTGGCAGGCGCAGTGGACGCCGTCCACGGACGTGGCGCTGGTGGAGAAGATTGTGTTGGGCGACTCGCTGGAGGCCGTGACGACGCGCGTGCTCCAGGAGCGGCTGACCCAGGCGAGGACGACGGCCGAGGCGGCGGACGTGCTGCTGGAGTCCGTCATCACCGGCTGCTCCCAGACGGTGGCCCAGGCGCTCAAGGTCTGTGACGCGCACGCGGCGACGGACGCGGACCTGCCGTCGCTCGCGTCCGCGGCACGGGCGCTGTCGGGGCTGATGGCCTATGGCACCTCGCGCGCGCACTCGGACGTGGGCGACGAGGCGGTGGCCTCGCTGGGGGAGAAGACCTTCAACCGGGCGCTCCTGCGCGTGCGCGACGCCAGCGCCTGCGCTCCGGAGGCGGTGCCCGCGGTGCTGGAGGCGCTGCGCACGCTGCACGAGGTGGCGCTGTCCCAGCCGCGCGCGGACAAGGCGGGCTGGTTCGTGGAGGCGCGCGGGGTGATGGAGAGCCACGCGGTGCACCCCGCCACGTCGGGGCTGGCCACGGGCCTGCTGTACCTGGCGCGCGAGCTGGCGGAGGCGGACGTGGCGCTGGAGGTGGGCCGGCGGCTGTCGCAGGCGGTGGAGCCCGCGGACGCGGCGGCGTACCTGGAGGGCTTCCTCCAGGTGAACGCGCTGGTGCTGGTGAAGAGCCGCGACGTGGTGAAGGCCCTGGACGACTTCCTCGTCAGCGTGGAGCCGGAGCGCTTCCGGCAGACGCTGCCGGTGCTGCGCCGGGCGCTGGGCGCGCTGGGGGCCACGGAGCGCCGCTACCTGATGGAGAACGTGATGGGCGTGCGCCAGTTGAAGGACAAGGGCCGCGCGGTGAAGGCGGTGCTGGAGGAGAAGGACAAGGCGACGCTGAAGGACCTGAGCGCGGACCTGGGCAAGGCGCTCGACGACCTGGATGACCTGCTATGA
- a CDS encoding linear amide C-N hydrolase gives MCTDFLITGNDTRAASGPIAVNGRSMEFGLDLNSQLMVHATGESFQSMGPGGKPGLAWTSKYGFVGLTALTDKVIVDGLNTQGLSVGALWLPGSAYPGVSQPSQALALVDFVSWALGTCGSVPDVQSALASVQVWEGDLMAKLLPLHFPIHDAKGNSIVVEFTGGQLHVYDNPVGVCTNDPPFPQQLQNLGGYANLTPWDAKPTELGSGSFAPAGHGSGMRGLPGDSTPPARFVRAAYLKQYSQPLITAADATTLAFHLLNTVDIPAGTSRSTNKEGKDALDYTQWAVVKDLVAQTLSVRFYANPCVYSVNLKTLDFSGAAGKPFPVPATPTSIDLTSKLSS, from the coding sequence ATGTGCACCGACTTCCTGATCACCGGCAATGACACCCGCGCCGCTTCCGGGCCCATCGCCGTCAATGGCCGCAGCATGGAGTTCGGGCTCGACCTGAACTCCCAGCTGATGGTCCACGCCACGGGCGAGTCCTTCCAGTCCATGGGCCCCGGCGGCAAGCCGGGCCTGGCGTGGACGTCGAAGTATGGCTTCGTGGGCCTCACCGCCCTCACGGACAAGGTCATCGTGGACGGCCTCAACACGCAGGGCCTGTCCGTGGGCGCGCTGTGGCTGCCGGGCTCGGCGTATCCGGGCGTGAGCCAGCCCTCGCAGGCCCTGGCGCTGGTGGACTTCGTGAGCTGGGCGCTGGGCACGTGCGGCAGCGTGCCGGACGTCCAGAGCGCGCTGGCCAGCGTGCAGGTCTGGGAGGGCGACCTGATGGCGAAGCTGCTCCCGCTGCACTTCCCCATCCACGACGCCAAGGGCAACAGCATCGTGGTGGAGTTCACCGGTGGGCAGCTCCACGTCTACGACAACCCCGTGGGCGTCTGCACCAACGACCCGCCGTTCCCCCAGCAGCTGCAGAACCTGGGCGGCTACGCGAACCTCACGCCCTGGGACGCGAAGCCCACGGAGCTGGGCTCCGGCTCCTTCGCGCCCGCCGGCCACGGCAGCGGCATGCGCGGCCTGCCCGGGGACTCGACGCCGCCCGCCCGCTTCGTGCGCGCCGCGTACCTCAAGCAGTACTCGCAGCCGCTCATCACGGCGGCGGACGCCACCACGCTCGCCTTCCACCTGCTCAACACGGTGGACATCCCGGCGGGCACCAGCCGCTCCACGAACAAGGAGGGCAAGGACGCGCTGGACTACACGCAGTGGGCCGTCGTGAAGGACCTGGTCGCCCAGACGCTGTCGGTGCGCTTCTACGCCAACCCCTGCGTGTACTCGGTGAACCTCAAGACGCTGGACTTCAGCGGCGCGGCCGGGAAGCCCTTCCCCGTGCCGGCCACCCCCACCAGCATCGACCTCACCTCGAAGCTGTCGAGCTAG